In one Thermodesulfobacteriota bacterium genomic region, the following are encoded:
- a CDS encoding pilus assembly PilX N-terminal domain-containing protein encodes MSSRNGFALVAAMMVLALLSVLGIAAVQSTTLEVQISARDRDARAALYLAEAGLEEARYYLARGWGKIEAAAAGQVRVATPIAGPLDSWDGNRYAGFTLVDRTGHGFPIQSHTAAPHPVIAVAGGDPAPGRFFVLREIPDPAADPAVTWDAAASALRVDDPVWAAGTAADRWNPWVLWNASRQGFHVRASGASVIPPSVWLELSGDPGPGPYRLARNPWAAALAAGHGAPGDAHGATPAWDRNFADVAGNPLGTARVQASAHPSEAGRYLLSSTGTVDRSRRQVSLTLLRAGLPEQRLGDWRVEDGL; translated from the coding sequence ATGTCGTCCCGCAACGGCTTCGCCCTGGTCGCCGCCATGATGGTGCTCGCGCTCCTGAGCGTGCTGGGCATCGCCGCGGTCCAGTCCACGACCCTGGAGGTGCAGATTTCCGCCCGGGACCGGGATGCCCGGGCCGCCCTCTACCTGGCGGAGGCAGGTCTCGAGGAGGCCCGGTATTACCTGGCCCGGGGTTGGGGGAAGATCGAGGCCGCCGCCGCCGGCCAGGTGCGGGTCGCCACCCCCATTGCCGGCCCCCTGGACTCCTGGGACGGCAACCGGTACGCAGGGTTCACCCTGGTGGACCGCACCGGCCACGGCTTCCCCATCCAGAGCCACACCGCCGCTCCCCACCCCGTGATCGCCGTCGCGGGCGGCGACCCCGCGCCGGGGCGCTTCTTCGTCTTGCGCGAGATCCCCGACCCCGCCGCCGACCCGGCCGTCACCTGGGACGCCGCCGCCTCCGCGCTCCGGGTGGACGACCCGGTGTGGGCCGCGGGTACCGCGGCGGACCGCTGGAACCCCTGGGTGCTGTGGAACGCCTCCCGCCAGGGGTTCCACGTCCGCGCGTCGGGTGCCTCGGTCATTCCTCCCTCCGTCTGGCTGGAGCTCTCCGGGGATCCGGGGCCGGGCCCCTACCGCCTCGCCCGGAATCCCTGGGCGGCCGCCCTGGCCGCGGGGCACGGGGCTCCGGGGGACGCCCACGGCGCTACCCCCGCCTGGGACCGGAACTTCGCGGACGTGGCAGGCAACCCCTTGGGCACGGCGCGGGTCCAAGCCAGCGCCCACCCTTCCGAGGCCGGCCGGTACCTCCTCTCGTCCACCGGCACCGTGGACCGGAGCCGGCGGCAGGTGAGCCTCACCCTCCTGCGGGCCGGGCTGCCCGAGCAGCGCCTCGGGGATTGGAGGGTGGAAGATGGGCTCTAG
- a CDS encoding GspH/FimT family pseudopilin: MGSRRAFTLVELLIALALVGILAGVGTPYVLVNLPTYRVNAAVRQVVGDLRLARTLAVERGVHAFLVFDQAGVAYTLVLDTDATPGVSPGDDVVKTVALGERYRGVAFGSALTGDPVSFGGDQALFKPRGTSNGGTVFLRPGQDAGVREDRERKVTVVSTTGRARAFRRSGAGWEG; this comes from the coding sequence ATGGGCTCTAGACGGGCCTTCACCCTGGTGGAGCTCCTGATCGCCCTCGCGCTGGTGGGCATCCTGGCCGGGGTGGGCACGCCCTACGTGCTGGTCAACCTCCCCACCTATCGGGTCAACGCCGCCGTGCGCCAGGTGGTGGGGGACCTGCGTCTGGCCCGGACGCTCGCGGTGGAGCGGGGCGTGCACGCCTTCCTGGTCTTCGACCAGGCTGGGGTGGCGTACACCCTCGTCCTCGACACCGACGCAACCCCGGGGGTGAGCCCCGGGGACGACGTGGTAAAGACCGTCGCCCTGGGGGAACGCTACCGGGGGGTCGCCTTCGGGAGCGCCTTGACGGGAGATCCCGTGAGCTTCGGCGGTGACCAGGCCCTCTTCAAGCCCCGGGGCACGTCCAACGGCGGGACCGTGTTCCTGCGCCCCGGGCAAGACGCCGGCGTCCGGGAGGACCGGGAGCGCAAGGTCACCGTCGTGTCCACCACGGGGCGGGCCCGGGCGTTCCGCAGGAGCGGGGCGGGATGGGAAGGATGA
- a CDS encoding prepilin-type N-terminal cleavage/methylation domain-containing protein, with product MGRMMALAVPRGARRPSGLRLGALRRGTRAFTLVEALVAMAVFSVGLATLMPLVIANLRANDGAAVRSRAVSLAQGQAEELRALEYELLRTLAAAPPAPRVVGGIYTVELAFPVAPPLAGDEDDLTRILVSVGWDLGARGTGEVSFLTAKARY from the coding sequence ATGGGAAGGATGATGGCTTTGGCGGTGCCGCGCGGCGCGAGGCGACCATCGGGACTGCGGCTCGGCGCCCTCCGCCGGGGCACGAGGGCCTTCACCCTCGTGGAGGCCCTCGTGGCCATGGCGGTCTTTTCCGTCGGCCTCGCCACCCTCATGCCCCTCGTCATCGCCAACCTGCGCGCCAACGACGGCGCCGCGGTCCGCAGCCGGGCTGTTTCCCTGGCCCAGGGGCAGGCCGAGGAGCTCCGCGCCCTGGAGTACGAGCTGCTCCGAACCCTCGCCGCCGCTCCCCCGGCACCCCGGGTCGTGGGGGGGATCTACACCGTGGAGCTCGCGTTCCCTGTGGCGCCCCCCCTGGCCGGGGACGAGGACGACCTCACGCGGATTCTGGTGTCGGTCGGCTGGGACCTGGGGGCGCGGGGCACGGGAGAGGTTTCCTTCCTTACAGCCAAGGCGAGGTACTGA